The following are encoded together in the Hippoglossus stenolepis isolate QCI-W04-F060 chromosome 12, HSTE1.2, whole genome shotgun sequence genome:
- the LOC118118641 gene encoding centrosomal protein of 55 kDa encodes MAASKCKGFVRKKRSSEFDMVVSSLRKENAYLKKSLAELSRQHWDHYRLVERLLNLDTVKLDKDKKTALPSELNKRGENVTDADFKSDEEASSTRVTELQNQLRDALERNKQWLDYDQHRDAYVSAIMGRMSWQEKQLNEANLSCSKKHNEDHSDEKKRIVQMQEYYERLLQKAKDELEVLREQVNITQQNLTTTMNWCKEREMELEELKQQLQNTDLSGKSSPEVDHHSEDEVEELADKNKDLEDSLYEEKRRATNSELQVNLLQKFVLNSHSADQEKIADLERQIQISTQDLEDERQDCSHLKKQMVRVLKLLKKTERQETKKTELCSDYVTSSTSRLSLNESLLECPCCELEYPVSQYRELMKHLEACSE; translated from the exons ATGGCAGCTTCTAAGTGTAAAGGTTTCGTCAGGAAAAAGCGCAGCTCAGAGTTTGACATGGTTGTAAGCAGCCTGAGGAAGGAGAACGCCTATCTGAAGAAGAGCCTGGCCGAGTTATCTCGCCAGCATTGGGATCATTACAGGCTAGTGGAG AGATTACTGAATCTTGACACTGTGAAGCTGGACAAAGACAAGAAGACTGCTTTGCCATCAGAGCTGaataagagaggagagaacgtGACAGACGCG GACTTCAAGTCGGATGAAGAGGCCTCCAGCACCAGAGTCACAGAGCTCCAGAATCAGCTCAGAGAT GCCTTGGAGAGGAACAAGCAGTGGCTGGATTATGACCAGCACAGAGATGCCTATGTGAGTGCCATTATGGGCAGAATGTCATGGCAGGAGAAGCAGCTGAACGAAGCCAATCTGTCTTGCTCAAAGAAGCACAATGAAGACCATTCAGATG AGAAGAAGCGAATAGTCCAGATGCAGGAGTACTATGAAAGACTCTTACAGAAAGCCAAAGATGAGCTGGAGGTGCTCAGGGAGCAGGTCAACATCACCCAACAGAACCTGACAACAACCATGAACTG GTGCAAGGAAAGGGAAATGGAGTTGGAGGAGctcaagcagcagctgcagaataCAGACTTGAGTGGAAAAAGTTCACCAGAAGTTGATCATCACTCTGAGGATGAAGTAGAAGAACTGGCAGATAAGAACAAAGACCTTGAGGACTCGCTGTATGAGGAGAAGCGCAGGGCAACCaactctgagctgcag GTGAATCTCCTCCAGAAGTTTGTGTTAAATAGTCACAGTGCAGACCAGGAGAAGATTGCAGATCTGGAGCGTCAG ATCCAGATTTCTACACAAGACCTTGAGGATGAGAGACAGGATTGTTCACATTTAAAGAAGCAAATGGTCAGAGTCCTGAAGTTGCTGAAGAAGACTGAACGCcaagagacaaaaaagacagag CTCTGCAGTGACTACGTGACATCCTCCACTAGCAGACTCTCGCTGAATGAAAGCCTCCTGGAGTGTCCCTGCTGCGAGCTCGAGTATCCTGTCAGTCAGTACAGAGAACTGATGAAGCACCTAGAAGCCTGTTCCGAGTGA
- the LOC118118642 gene encoding free fatty acid receptor 4 gives MDIDPHAHLLHLRNFTYFSFFSELHHSDHAAATAVETVAISTVFLVSVAANTGAAALVTWERRLLANKTILTLNLFVADLLFVSMIPLIVAVRWTVSWTLGFTACHTVLYVICMSGSVTITTLASISVERVQAILRMQTAPTLNPRMVTATLIFIWAFSALTALPLSLFFTVVEVDFPEQERLHICTLKWPDSTAEIVWNISFTALCFLLPGLIIVVSYSKILQIAKSCRRRLQTRDSPLPVGESPEYHVSRQDMKLFRTLLVLVFSFLLMWSPIFINTFVILARNFLGHLHVSSTVFFWVMTFTLANSALNPILYSVCQFKNGWRKLCCGSAVVPLRRDT, from the exons ATGGATATTGACCCTCACGCTCACTTACTCCACTTGAGAAACTTCActtatttttccttcttctctgagTTGCACCACTCTGATcatgctgctgccactgctgtcGAGACTGTGGCCATCTCCACTGTGTTCCTGGTCTCCGTGGCAGCAAACACGGGAGCTGCAGCCTTGGTAACCTGGGAACGCAGACTGCTGGCCAACAAGACCATCCTGACCCTCAACTTGTTTGTGGCCGACCTGCTGTTTGTCAGCATGATCCCATTGATAGTGGCAGTGCGCTGGACCGTGTCCTGGACGCTGGGGTTCACGGCCTGTCACACCGTGCTGTATGTCATCTGTATGAGCGGCTCCGTCACCATCACCACCCTGGCCTCCATCAGCGTGGAGAGGGTCCAGGCGATCCTTCGGATGCAGACTGCGCCCACTCTGAACCCCAGGATGGTGACCGccaccctcatcttcatctggGCCTTCTCTGCACTCACTGCTTTACCCCTCAGCCTCTTCTTCACTGTGGTGGAAGTTGATTTTCCTGAGCAG GAACGTCTACACATCTGTACTCTCAAGTGGCCTGACTCCACAGCAGAGATTGTGTGGAATATATCCTTCACCGCCCTGTGCTTCCTTCTCCCAGGACTCATTATTGTGGTCAGTTACAGCAAAATATTACAG aTTGCTAAAAGTTGCAGGCGAAGACTCCAAACCCGAGATAGTCCACTCCCAGTTGGCGAGTCTCCCGAGTACCACGTCTCCCGCCAGGATATGAAGCTCTTCCGCACTCTCCTGGTCCTCGTCTTCTCCTTCCTACTCATGTGGAGTCCCATCTTCATCAACACCTTCGTCATCCTGGCCAGAAACTTCCTCGGTCACCTGCACGTCTCCTCGACCGTGTTCTTCTGGGTGATGACGTTCACACTGGCCAACTCGGCTCTCAATCCTATTCTCTACTCGGTGTGCCAGTTCAAGAACGGCTGGCGAAAGCTCTGCTGTGGCTCTGCCGTGGTGCCACTGAGGAGAGACACTTAA
- the LOC118118823 gene encoding LOW QUALITY PROTEIN: cone cGMP-specific 3',5'-cyclic phosphodiesterase subunit alpha' (The sequence of the model RefSeq protein was modified relative to this genomic sequence to represent the inferred CDS: deleted 2 bases in 1 codon; substituted 1 base at 1 genomic stop codon) yields the protein MADKDTVEKFLDNNPEFAKEYYEKKVKADVITAAFNNQVQVKDPSSYKDVSTIQEAEFIFELIKEMDGTNQMEKALHKVLQRIALLIQADRCSFFGNRSRNGTPELCTILFDVTHNSPFEKNFVNPNVEIVFPTDMGIVGWTAHSKKPQNVADVKKDSHFSDFVDKQTKYTTKCMITAPVMNGKEPIGVIMALNKQGAAEFSKKXFLLQLFNKYMNFASVVILQAHSAYMWDVESRRSQVLLWSASKVFEELTDIERQFHKALYTVRTYIKCERYSVGLLDMTKEKEFYEEWAIKLGDQEAYKGPKTPDGREISFYKIIDYLLEDKEEIKVIPGPPADHWALVSGLPSYVAENGMICNMMNVANDDYFAFQKEAVDESGWAIKNVLSLPIVNKKEEIVGVATFFNRKDGKPFDENDEQITEALTQFLGWSTLNSDTYDKLNRSEWGKDISQEMLMYQSKATPENVQTILNTQEKFGSTPEDCDQKEMYKLLRSNIPEANIVELREFRFSDFPLSELELIKCGIRCFFELGVVEKFKVPAEILTRWMYTVRKGYRDITYHNWRHGFNVGQTMFTLLLTGKLRRYYSDLEAFAMVAAGFCHDIDHRGTNNLYQTKSLSPLAKLHSTSIMERHHLEYSKTLMEDENLNIFQNLQKRQFETVQHLFEVCIIATDLALYFKKRTMFQKIVEFMEGIPEEKDKISHISNNATRKEILMAMMMTACDLSAITKPWEVQSKVALMVAAEFWEQGDLERTVLDQQPIPMMDRNHSAELPKMQCGFIDFVCSFVYKEFSRFHPEITPMFDGLNINRGQWRALADVHEAKIKAIEDEKKKLEGGGNEGQDAGKSKTCAIC from the exons ATGGCAGACAAAGACACTGTAGAGAAGTTCCTCGACAACAATCCTGAGTTTGCAAAGGAGTACTACGAGAAGAAAGTCAAGGCAGATGTGATCACTGCTGCTTTCAACAACCAGGTGCAGGTCAAAGACCCGTCCTCTTACAAGGATGTCAGCACCATCCAGGAGGCCGAGTTCATATTCGAGCTCATAAAGGAGATGGATGGCACCAACCAGATGGAGAAAGCCCTGCATAAAGTCCTCCAGAGGATTGCTCTGCTGATCCAAGCCGATCGCTGCAGCTTCTTTGGCAACAGGTCTCGCAATGGAACCCCTGAGCTGTGCACGATCCTCTTCGATGTGACGCACAATTCTCCGTTTGAGAAGAATTTCGTGAACCCCAACGTAGAGATTGTTTTCCCCACCGACATGGGAATTGTTGGATGGACGGCTCACTCCAAGAAGCCCCAGAATGTTGCTGACGTAAAGAAG GACTCTCATTTCAGTGACTTTGTGGACAAACAGACCAAATACACCACAAAGTGCATGATCACTGCTCCCGTCATGAACGGAAAGGAGCCGATCGGTGTCATCATGGCTCTCAACAAACAAGGTGCCGCCGAGTTCTCCAAGAAGTGATTC TTGCTACAGCTCTTCAACAAATATATGAACTTTGCTTCCGTGGTCATTCTCCAAGCACACAGTGCTTACATGTGGGATGTAGAGTCCAGGAGAAGCCAG GTGCTGCTGTGGTCAGCCAGCAAAGTGTTTGAGGAGTTGACAGACATTGAGAGGCAGTTTCACAAAGCCCTGTACACAGTGAGGACCTATATCAAGTGTGAGAGATACTCTGTGGGACTGCTGGACATGACCAAAGAAAAG GAATTCTACGAGGAGTGGGCAATCAAACTTGGAGATCAGGAGGCATACAAGGGCCCTAAGACCCCGGATGGCAGA GAGATCAGTTTCTACAAGATTATCGACTACTTGCtggaagacaaagaggagatTAAAGTTATCCC TGGCCCTCCTGCAGACCACTGGGCTCTGGTCAGCGGACTCCCGTCCTATGTGGCTGAGAATGGAATG ATCTGCAACATGATGAACGTTGCTAATGACGACTACTTCGCATTTCAG AAAGAAGCGGTGGATGAGTCTGGGTGGGCGATCAAGAATGTCCTCTCGCTCCCTATCGTcaacaaaaaggaagaaattgTTGGTGTTGCAACTTTCTTCAACAGGAAAGATGGAAAACCATTCGATGAGAATGATGAACAAATCACAGAG GCGCTGACCCAGTTCCTGGGCTGGTCCACTCTGAACAGCGACACGTACGACAAACTGAACAGGTCTGAGTGGGGTAAAGATATTTCCCAGGAAATGCTCATGTACCAGTCAAAGGCGACGCCGGAGAACGTGCAGACCATTCTG AACACTCAGGAGAAGTTTGGCTCCACACCTGAGGACTGCGACCAGAAGGAGATGTACAAACTTCTG CGATCCAACATCCCTGAAGCCAACATCGTGGAGCTGCGTGAGTTCCGATTCAGTGACTTCCCCCTGTCGGAGTTAGAGCTCATCAAGTGTGGAATCCGCTGCTTCTTTGAGCTGGGCGTGGTGGAGAAGTTCAAAGTCCCAGCTGAG ATCCTGACTCGTTGGATGTACACCGTTCGCAAGGGATACCGAGATATCACCTACCACAACTGGAGGCACGGCTTCAATGTGGGACAAACCATGTTCACGCTGCTGCTA ACAGGTAAACTGAGGAGGTATTACTCGGATCTCGAGGCCTTTGCCATGGTTGCTGCTGGATTCTGCCACGATATTGACCACAGAGGAACCAACAATCTCTACCAGACAAA GAGTTTATCCCCACTGGCAAAACTGCACAGCACCTCAATTATGGAGCGGCATCATCTGGAGTACAGTAAGACTCTGATGGAGGATGAG AACCTGAATATCTTCCAAAACCTCCAGAAGCGTCAGTTTGAAACCGTGCAGCATCTGTTTGAGGTTTGCATTATTGCCACTGATCTCGCACTTTATTTCAA GAAGAGAACCATGTTCCAAAAAATCGTGGAATTCATGGAGGGGATTCCggaggagaaagacaagatCAGCCACATCTCCAACAATGCAACCAGGAAGGAGATTTTGAT GGCAATGATGATGACAGCTTGTGACCTGTCAGCCATTACAAAGCCATGGGAGGTTCAGAGCAAG GTCGCTCTGATGGTGGCCGCAGAATTCTGGGAGCAGGGAGACCTCGAGAGGACAGTTCTCGACCAGCAGCCTATT CCCATGATGGACAGAAATCATTCTGCCGAGCTTCCCAAGATGCAGTGTGGTTTCATCGATTTTGTCTGCTCCTTCGTGTACAAG GAGTTTTCTCGATTCCACCCAGAGATCACACCCATGTTTGACGGGCTGAATATAAACAGGGGCCAGTGGAGAGCTCTCGCCGACGTCCACGAGGCCAAGATAAAGGCCATtgaagatgagaagaaaaagCTGGAGGGCGGAGGCAATGAAG GTCAAGATGCTGGGAAGTCAAAGACATGTGCGATCTGCTAG
- the myofl gene encoding myoferlin encodes MLRVIVESASGIPKKRLGNPDPIAAVTFRDEKKKTKAIDNELNPVWNERLEFDLKGSSLDSSSFISVVVKDFETIGKDKLIGSAKISLRDLASGQGKSLPSKNVPLINEKQQATGATIDLLIRYDAPISTTPSLNEQPDGDVTHNVDDGHSDEGEEGEADMEGGGQGGSPGAPTQPNQPGRPNNKPVRLSRKRHRALANRPQDFQIRVRVIKGRQLPGNNIKPVVKVNTCGQTHRTRIRRGNNPFFDEMFFYNVNMLPSELFDESISIQVYDSSSLRADSLMGEFKLDVGYIYDEPAHAIMRKWLLLSDPDDPSSGARGYLEVSIIVVGTGDAPPSERKETSEEQDDIENNLLLPAGVTMQSATLSLKVYRAEDMPQMDDAFTQTVKQVFGGNGDRKNLVDPYLEVSFAGKKLCTKIIEKNANPEWNQLINLQVKFPSMCERIKLTMYDWDRLTRNDTIGTSFLNLSQMSSSGGEIETSTAESEVGFLPAFGPCYVNLYGSPREFTGLPDPYEELNHGKGEGVAYRGRVLVELSTQLDGKINKIVEDIPSDDILVVQKYQRRRKYSLCAVFHGACMLQEPGEPIQFEVSIGNYGNKLDSTCKPLASTTRFSFAVFDGNQYYYLPWADTKPVVILTSYWEDISHRLDSVNVLLSVAEKLGSHLTSLKIAILAKVPDSRLGEIWLKLINHMIEDLNGLRLPGMEGQPNVTALDIQIKTLRDAAVDNITQMVTRMREEAADVRATVSDIEDWLDRIKQLAEEPQSSMPDVIIWMLRKEKRVAFARVPANQILYSNFSEQACGKHCGKTQTIFMQYPMDKNKGVKIPVQLRVNMWLGLSAHEKKFNSFSEGSFRVYAEMYENQAQVFGKWGTNELVGRYKFSDVTGKVKLKQERFMPPRGWEWEEDWLVDPERCLLTEADAGHKEFTDEVFQNDTRFPGGEWKPAAEPYTDVNGEKVQSLEEFDCPPGWTWEKDSWSFDSNKAVDEQGWEYGLTIPPDNKPKSWVAAEKMYHVHRRKRFIRPRKKTSDKVAVAVRRESVEGWEYSSLIGWKFHRKERSTDMFRRRCWRRKMVPSDGIGASAIFGLEGALGVDVDEKASKMDAAKRFGLNTPTVSCRFSRSYIYHLRVYVYQARNLCAMDKDSFSDPYAHVSFLHVSKTTEVIKATLNPTWDQTLIFEDIEIYGDPQTIARNPPDVVLELYDSDQVGNDEPLGYCTCPPVVKLNPSVAVTTKLLWFPVTKKGRGAGEVLLAAELLLKDKANQGELPLVPPRRGEKLYMVPQGIRPVVQLTAIEVLTWGLRNMKTYQLATVTSPSLIVECGGEIFQTAVIKNFKKNPNFPGSVQLLKVLLPKDEMYTPPIVLKVIDHRPFGRKPVVGQCTINCLDEFRCDPYQINNEVHRSARVAMITAAHGDVVINIEGRPIMTAELKAEKEEETVDWWSKFFASIGEEKKCGPYLKKRYDTLQVYKCELEEVKEFQGLTDFCSTFKLQRGKTEDDEDDPSVVGEFKGSFKIYPLSDDPGAPTPHRQFRELPESGPQECVVRIYVVRCIDLQPKDTNGLCDPYIKIALGRKTLEDRDNYQPNTLNPEIGRMFELSCFLPHDKDLKIAVYDFDLLSRDEKVGETVIDLENRLLSCFRSCCGLPQTYCVSGINQWRDQLKPSQILMNTAKVQGVPPPRIEGDGSSLTFSGKEYYLQDFETNTVIHQHMGPARERLALHVLRNQGLVPEHVETRTLFSSHQPNLSQGQIQMWVDVFPKNLGLLGPPCEITPRKPMKYSLRAIVWNTTEVILDETSITGENMSDIYVKGWMPGMEEDKQKTDVHYRSLDGDGNFNWRFSFGFDYLPAEQLCVVSRKEHFWNLDKTEFRIPPKLIIQIWDNDKFSLDDYLGSIELDLLKLIPPAKTPEKCSLKMLPGMSVSAFSKNPPPNSLFSQKSVRGWWPCIMEQDGKQVLSGKVEMTLEIVEEKEMEERPAGKGRDEPNMNPKLEQPNRPDTSFFWFINPCKTMKFIVWRRFRWIFIGGILLLLVILFLGILFYSLPNYISMKIVKPFS; translated from the exons ATGCTGCGGGTCATTGTGGAGTCCGCCAGTGGGATCCCCAAAAAGAGACTTGGAAACCCAGATCCAATAGCTGCGGTGACCTTCAGAG atgaaaagaagaaaaccaaaGCGATTGATAACGAGTTGAATCCTGTGTGGAATGAA AGGCTCGAATTCGATCTGAAAGGCTCCTCCCTGGATTCATCCTCATTCATCAGTGTGGTGGTGAAAGACTTTGAAACAATCGGCAAAGATAA ACTCATCGGTTCGGCAAAAATCTCCCTGAGAGACTTGGCCAGTGGTCAAGGGAAGTCCCTCCCGTCCAAGAACGTGCCGCTGATCAATGAGAAGCAACAGGCGACTGGG GCAACCATTGATTTGCTCATTAGGTATGATGCACCTATCAGCACCACACCAAGCCTGAATGAGCAGCCAGATGGAGACGTGACTCATAATGTGGATGATG GCCACAGTGACGAAGGTGAGGAGGGCGAAGCAGACATGGAGGGAGGAGGTCAGGGGGGAAGTCCGGGAGCTCCCACTCAGCCAAACCAGCCTGGAAGACCCAACAACAAGCCAGTTCGTCTGAGCCGTAAGAGGCACAGAGCCCTGGCCAACAGGCCTCAGGACTTCCAG ATCCGCGTTCGGGTTATCAAGGGTCGACAGTTGCCCGGCAACAACATCAAGCCGGTGGTCAAGGTGAACACATGCGGACAGACTCACAGGACTAGAATAAGAAGAGGAAATAACCCGTTCTTCGATGAG atGTTTTTCTACAATGTTAACATGCTCCCATCGGAGCTGTTTGACGAGAGCATTAGTATTCAG GTTTatgactcctcctccctccgagCTGACAGTCTAATGGGAGAGTTCAAG TTGGACGTTGGCTATATTTACGATGAACCAG CTCATGCCATAATGAGGAAATGGCTGCTCCTGAGTGATCCTGATGACCCCAGCTCAGGGGCCAGAGGTTACCTGGAAGTCAGCATCATTGTCGTTGGCACTGGGGATGCGCCACCG tCTGAAAGGAAAGAGACAAGTGAGGAGCAGGACGACATAGAAAACAATCTTCTGTTGCCAGCTGGTGTCACAATGCAATCGGCTACTCTGAGCCTCAAAGTCTACCGCGCAGAGGATATGCCGCAGA TGGATGACGCCTTTACtcagactgtaaaacaagtcTTTGGAGGGAATGGAGACCGGAAAAACTTGGTGGACCCATATTTGGAAGTCAGCTTTGCTGGGAAGAAG TTGTGCACCAAAATCATTGAGAAAAATGCAAACCCAGAGTGGAATCAACTCATCAATCTCCAAGTCAAG TTCCCGTCCATGTGTGAGCGCATCAAGCTGACTATGTATGACTG GGATCGTCTAACCAGGAATGACACCATAGGGACATCATTTTTGAATCTCAGCCAAATGTCCTCTTCCGGTGGAGAGATTGAAA CGAGCACCGCAGAATCAGAAGTTGGTTTTCTCCCAGCTTTTGGTCCTTGCTATGTCAACCTGTACGGAAGCCCCAGAGAATTCACTGGCCTGCCCGACCCATACGAGGAGCTCAACCATGGCAAG GGCGAAGGGGTCGCCTACAGGGGGAGGGTCCTCGTTGAGCTGTCCACTCAACTGGATGGAAAGATCAACAAAATTGTTGAAGACATCCCCTCTGATGATATCCTGGTGGTTCAG AAATACCAGCGCAGGAGGAAGTACTCTCTGTGCGCCGTGTTCCACGGTGCATGCATGCTCCAAGAGCCGGGTGAACCAATTCAGTTTGAGGTCAGCATCGGTAATTATGGTAACAAGCTGGACTCCACCTGCAAGCCCCTGGCATCCACCACCCGGTTCAGCTTTGCTGTGTTTGATG GTAATCAATACTATTACCTTCCCTGGGCTGACACCAAGCCGGTAGTGATTCTCACGTCATACTGGGAAGACATCAGCCACCGTCTGGACTCTGTCaatgttctcctctctgtcgcTGAGAAACTG gGGTCCCACCTCACCTCTTTAAAAATAGCCATCTTAGCCAAGGTGCCAGATTCACGTCTGGGAGAGATTTGGCTAAAACTCATAAACCACATGATTGAGGATCTTAACGG TTTGAGGCTTCCGGGGATGGAGGGCCAACCCAACGTGACTGCACTGGACATCCAAATTAAAACCCTGCGTGATGCTGCTGTTGACAATATCACACAAATGGTCACTCGCATGAGAGAAGAGGCCGCAGACGTGAGGGCTACTGTCAGTGACATTGAAGACTGGTTGGACAGAATCAAGCAGCTGGCAGAAGAG CCTCAGAGCAGCATGCCAGATGTGATCATCTGGATGTTGAGAAAAGAGAAGCGTGTGGCCTTTGCCCGAGTCCCAGCCAACCAGATCCTCTACTCCAACTTCAGTGAACAAGCCTGTGGCAAACACTGTGGAAAAACCCAGACCATCTTCATGCAG TACCCCATGGACAAAAACAAAGGTGTGAAGATCCCTGTTCAGCTGCGGGTCAACATGTGGCTCGGTCTCTCTGCCCATGAGAAGAAGTTCAACAGCTTTTCAGAGGGGAGCTTCCGTGTGTATGCTGAAATG TATGAGAACCAGGCTCAGGTGTTTGGGAAGTGGGGAACCAATGAACTGGTCGGGCGCTATAAATTCTCAGATGTGACCGGaaaagtgaaactaaaacaaGAACGCTTCATGCCACCGCGAGGATGGGAATGGGAGGAGGACTGGCTTGTTGACCCTGAGCGATG CCTGTTAACAGAAGCAGATGCGGGCCACAAAGAGTTCACAGATGAGGTTTTTCAGAATGACACCCGTTTCCCTGGTGGGGAGTGGAAGCCGGCTGCGGAGCCCTACACAGACGTG AATGGAGAAAAGGTTCAGAGCCTGGAAGAGTTTGACTGTCCTCCTGGATGGACCTGGGAGAAGGACAGCTGGAGCTTTGACAGCAACAAAGCTGTGGACGAGCAAG GTTGGGAATACGGACTTACCATTCCTCCTGATAATAAGCCCAAATCCTGGGTTGCCGCAGAGAAGATGTACCACGTCCATCGCAGGAAGAGATTCATAAGACCCAGGAAGAAGACATCTGATAAAGTGGCTGTTGCTGTG CGACGAGAATCGGTTGAAGGTTGGGAGTACTCTTCCCTGATTGGATGGAAGTTTCACAGGAAGGAGCGCTCCACCGACATGTTCCGCCGccgctgctggaggagaaagatGGTCCCATCAGATGGCATCGGAGCCTCCGCCATCTTCGGACTGGAAGGGGCATTA GGGGTTGATGTGGATGAGAAGGCCAGTAAAATGGATGCAGCCAAACGATTTGGTCTCAACACCCCCACTGTTTCCTGCCGCTTTAGTC GGTCTTACATTTACCACCTGAGGGTGTACGTGTATCAGGCGAGGAATCTCTGTGCCATGGACAAAGACAGCTTCTCAG ATCCCTACGCTCATGTGTCATTCCTGCACGTGAGTAAGACCACAGAAGTCATCAAAGCCACTCTGAACCCCACATGGGATCAGACTCTCATCTTTGAGGACATTGAAATCTACGGAGACCCACAGACAATCGCTCGCAACCCTCCGGATGTGGTCTTGGAGCTTTATGACAGTGATCAAGTT GGTAATGATGAGCCTTTGGGTTACTGTACGTGCCCCCCAGTGGTGAAACTGAATCCCAGTGTGGCCGTCACCACGAAGCTACTGTGGTTCCCAGTCACCAAAAAGGGTCGCGGTGCAGGGGAGGTTCTGCTCGCTGCTGAGCTCCTACTGAAGGACAAG GCTAATCAGGGAGAGCTGCCCTTGGTCCCTCCTCGACGAGGGGAGAAGCTCTACATGGTTCCTCAGGGAATCAGGCCTGTGGTACAGCTCACTGCGATAGAG GTCTTGACCTGGGGTTTGAGGAACATGAAGACCTACCAGTTGGCCACAGTTACCTCTCCCAGCTTGATTGTGGAATGTGGTGGAGAGATTTTTCAAACTGCCGTAATCAAGAACTTCAAAAAGAACCCGAACTTCCCTGGATCTGTGCAGCTGCTCAAAGTG CTCCTTCCCAAAGATGAGATGTACACCCCTCCCATTGTGCTGAAAGTAATCGATCACCGACCCTTTGGAAGGAAGCCTGTAGTGGGTCAGTGCACCATCAACTGCCTGGACGAGTTCCGCTGTGACCCGTATCAGATTAACAATGAAGTCCACAGGTCTGCTCGAG TGGCAATGATCACTGCTGCCCATGGAGATGTGGTCATAAACATTGAAGGGAGACCCATCATGACAGCTGAG CTCAAAGCAGAAAAG gaggaggagacagtggaCTGGTGGAGTAAGTTCTTCGCCTCTATcggagaggagaaaaagtgcGGGCCCTACTTGAAAAAACGATACGACACATTGCAG GTTTACAAATGTGAACTGGAGGAGGTTAAGGAGTTCCAGGGACTCACTGATTTCTGCAGCACTTTCAAACTTCAGCGAGGAAAGACTGAAGACGACGAAGACGACCCCTCGGTGGTGGGAGAGTTCAAG GGATCATTCAAGATTTACCCACTGTCAGATGATCCAGGGGCGCCAACACCACACAGGCAGTTCAGAGAGCTTCCTGAGAGCGGACCTCAGGAGTGCGTGGTCAGGATATATGTTGTCCGCTGTATTGACCTGCAGCCAAAGGATACAAACGGCTTG TGTGACCCATACATTAAGATCGCACTGGGGAGGAAAACATTGGAGGACAGAGATAACTACCAACCAAACACCCTTAATCCAGAGATTGGGAG GATGTTTGAGTTGTCCTGCTTCCTGCCTCATGACAAGGACCTGAAGATTGCTGTGTATGACTTCGACCTCCTGAGCAGAGATGAAAAAGTGGGTGAGACGGTCATCGATCTGGAGAACCGACTCCTGTCTTGTTTCAGGTCCTGCTGTGGCCTGCCACAGACGTACTGTGT ATCAGGGATCAATCAGTGGAGAGACCAGCTGAAGCCGTCTCAGATCCTCATGAACACGGCCAAAGTGCAGGGTGTTCCTCCTCCACGCATAGAGGGAGATGGCAGCTCACTGACTTTCTCAGGAAAAGAATACTACCTGCAAGATTTTG agacaaacactgtgaTCCACCAGCACATGGGCCCAGCCAGAGAGAGGCTGGCCCTGCATGTCCTCAGAAACCAGGGCTTGGTACCAGAACACGTGGAGACAAGAACCCTGTTTAGCTCCCACCAGCCCAACCTGTCCCAG GGACAAATTCAAATGTGGGTTGACGTTTTCCCCAAGAACCTCGGTTTGCTAGGGCCTCCGTGTGAAATCACTCCACGCAAACCCATGAA GTACTCCTTGCGAGCCATCGTTTGGAACACAACTGAAGTTATTCTGGATGAAACAAGCATCACTGGAGAAAACATGAGCGACATCTATGTGAAGGG ATGGATGCcagggatggaggaggacaaGCAGAAGACCGATGTCCACTACAGATCCTTGGATGGTGACGGAAACTTCAACTGGAGGTTCAGCTTTGGGTTTGACTATCTGCCTGCGGAGCAGCTATGTGTCGTCTCCAGGAAA GAGCACTTCTGGAATCTGGACAAAACTGAATTTAGGATTCCTCCTAAACTAATCATCCAGATATGGGACAATGACAAATTCTCCCTGGATGACTACTTAg GTTCAATTGAACTGGACCTACTCAAGTTGATCCCCCCGGCTAAGACCCCAGAGAAGTGCAGCCTGAAGATGTTGCCAGGGATGTCAGTGTCAGccttctcaaaaaaccctcCACCCAACTCACTCTTTTCTCAGAAGTCTGTACGAGGCTGGTGGCCATGCATTATGGAGCAGGACGGGAAACAAGTGCTGAGT GGGAAAGTAGAGATGACCTTGGAAAtcgtggaggagaaggagatggaggagagaccAGCTGGGAAAGGCAGAGATGAGCCCAACATGAATCCCAAACTGGAGCAGCCTAA CCGCCCCGACACGTCATTCTTCTGGTTCATAAACCCCTGCAAAACCATGAAGTTCATAGTCTGGCGCAGATTCCGATGGATTTTCATCGGAGGGATTCTTCTTCTGCTTGTGATCTTGTTCCTCGGGATTCTGTTCTACTCTCTACCT AATTACATCTCAATGAAGATTGTGAAGCCTTTCTCCTGA